One window of Akkermansia biwaensis genomic DNA carries:
- a CDS encoding efflux RND transporter periplasmic adaptor subunit: MYNKPLTIAATTILLCSPVIILSSCEKKDAGAGQPQALVPDVQVTKLVTEDVPIKAIWIGNLRGTEDAEIRSQVTGYLLSKDYKDGAYVKKGQTLFQIDPRPFQATLEQAQGRLEQYEATLKKYQLDVERYTPLVKSGSVSRKQLDDALQQVQETEAAIATAKAQVDQARINLKFTTITAPISGLAGLATPSIGNLLTPSSPTPLTTISAIDPIRVDFNPSDKDFLDLSSLDESSNGKKGFKFNVILPNGTLYPQQGYSVAADRNVDTQTATINVVGHIPNPNLILRPGMFVRIQATVKILKNATLVPPRSILSNQSAKFIVYLDDKNIPHMQVVQTGPVVDGMQVIDIIPMPNSTFTKDSPIVVEGIQQAARLQGQAPVNPTPYKHVVSQPVMPSVGAQSFEKAKTPEGMHHDNAQPASK; the protein is encoded by the coding sequence ATGTACAACAAGCCTTTGACGATTGCCGCCACAACCATTCTCCTGTGCTCTCCGGTGATAATTTTAAGTTCCTGTGAAAAAAAGGATGCCGGCGCCGGCCAACCGCAGGCTCTCGTTCCCGACGTGCAGGTAACCAAGCTGGTGACCGAAGACGTGCCGATCAAGGCGATATGGATAGGCAACCTGCGCGGCACGGAAGACGCGGAAATCCGCTCCCAGGTGACGGGCTACCTGCTTTCCAAGGATTACAAGGACGGCGCCTACGTCAAGAAGGGACAGACGCTTTTCCAGATTGACCCGCGCCCCTTCCAGGCAACGCTGGAACAGGCCCAGGGCCGCCTGGAGCAATATGAAGCCACGCTGAAGAAATACCAGCTGGACGTGGAACGCTATACACCGCTGGTCAAGTCCGGGTCCGTCAGCCGCAAGCAGCTGGACGACGCCTTGCAGCAGGTTCAGGAAACGGAAGCTGCCATCGCCACGGCGAAAGCGCAGGTGGACCAGGCCAGGATCAATCTCAAGTTCACGACGATTACGGCCCCCATTTCCGGCCTGGCCGGCCTGGCAACTCCCTCCATCGGCAACCTGCTCACTCCCTCCAGCCCCACGCCGCTGACCACGATTTCCGCCATTGACCCCATCCGCGTGGACTTCAACCCCAGCGACAAGGATTTCCTGGACCTCAGTTCTCTGGATGAAAGTTCCAACGGTAAAAAGGGATTCAAATTCAACGTCATCCTTCCCAACGGCACCCTTTACCCCCAGCAAGGCTACTCCGTGGCGGCCGACCGCAATGTGGACACCCAGACGGCCACCATCAACGTCGTCGGCCACATTCCCAACCCGAATCTGATCCTGCGCCCCGGCATGTTCGTCCGCATCCAGGCCACCGTGAAAATCCTGAAAAACGCCACGCTGGTTCCGCCACGCTCCATCCTGTCCAACCAGAGCGCCAAATTCATCGTCTATCTGGACGACAAGAACATTCCCCATATGCAGGTGGTGCAGACCGGACCCGTCGTTGACGGCATGCAGGTGATCGACATTATTCCGATGCCCAATTCCACGTTCACGAAGGACAGCCCCATTGTGGTGGAAGGCATTCAGCAGGCTGCCAGATTACAGGGACAAGCCCCTGTCAACCCGACTCCCTACAAGCATGTCGTCTCCCAGCCCGTCATGCCCTCCGTAGGCGCCCAGTCCTTTGAAAAGGCCAAAACTCCGGAAGGCATGCACCACGACAACGCCCAGCCGGCCTCCAAATAA
- a CDS encoding M3 family metallopeptidase, translating into MLRIRLFRAFLPLILSSLVPCIAASPAHPFLDTSRPIRWSALAADRLQPDMKEAIRRAHEAVDRICRTAPEEITYENTFGALEEVNVSLTEPMAKAYALKSLCDSDSIRKAMDEATPLAVAFHSSLTKNQSLWNTLKTAHARLGDAVADPERKRYMELCMQSFRDNGADLPPGKRARLEVIDRELALCAQRFNNLYMDARKNWGWTVRDADALDGLSRTTLRQAAQEFRSRHPGETGPGWTFTLDSAAAGRVMEKVRSEKIRKDLWEHLQTLATDSYDTEPVVRQMLSLRSEKAQLCGYRTYSDYALQQSMAGNGEEAMRFVNGLLDRVKEPFFREMESLRQAKARLTGNKEVRLHPWDTAYYANLQAEERFRLDREELRHYFPLPRVMAGLFGVAEQLYGIRVTELPVRKPLTGISGPEKGGEAEVWNPDVRFFAIDDGKEERLGYFYLDIFARSNKRAGAWMSPLDAGAPPADGRPGKPRLGMVCLNVQKPADGEPVLLSHREVRILFHEFGHLLHLMFSRVSIPSLSGTNVPQDFVEVPSQFMENWCSHPDILRSFARHERTGQPIPEDMLRSLEESRGNTPAITLVSQLLYAKTDLAVHMEPERFAAGSLDDADSIVAGDLEYFKDCRQAGRLRTARHLFASSSGYASFYFSYRWAEVLDKDIFEAFEHSGLLNRETAGKFRKAILEKGFTVPPMQQFTDFMGRKPNMDAMLRKRRLTS; encoded by the coding sequence ATGCTCCGCATCCGCCTGTTCCGCGCTTTTCTTCCACTGATCCTTTCCAGCCTGGTTCCCTGCATTGCCGCGTCTCCGGCCCATCCCTTTCTGGATACTTCACGCCCCATCCGCTGGAGCGCCCTGGCAGCGGACCGCCTGCAGCCGGACATGAAGGAAGCCATACGGCGCGCCCATGAAGCAGTGGACCGGATCTGCCGCACCGCTCCGGAAGAAATAACGTATGAAAATACGTTCGGCGCACTAGAAGAGGTCAATGTTTCCCTGACGGAGCCGATGGCCAAGGCATATGCCCTGAAAAGCCTGTGCGACAGTGATTCCATCCGGAAGGCCATGGATGAGGCCACCCCGCTCGCAGTCGCATTCCATTCTTCCCTCACCAAAAACCAGTCCCTGTGGAATACCCTGAAAACCGCCCATGCCCGGCTGGGCGATGCGGTTGCGGACCCTGAAAGAAAACGCTACATGGAACTGTGCATGCAGAGCTTCCGGGACAACGGGGCGGACCTGCCGCCCGGAAAGCGCGCCAGGCTGGAAGTCATTGACAGGGAGCTGGCCCTGTGTGCCCAGCGTTTCAACAATCTGTACATGGACGCCCGGAAGAACTGGGGCTGGACAGTACGCGACGCCGACGCCCTGGACGGCCTGAGCCGGACAACGCTGCGACAGGCGGCGCAGGAATTCCGCTCCCGCCATCCCGGAGAAACCGGCCCCGGCTGGACGTTCACCCTGGATTCCGCCGCTGCCGGGCGGGTGATGGAGAAGGTGCGGAGTGAAAAAATCCGCAAGGATTTGTGGGAACATCTTCAAACCCTGGCTACGGACAGCTACGACACGGAACCGGTCGTCAGGCAAATGCTTTCCCTGCGCAGCGAGAAAGCGCAGTTGTGCGGCTACAGGACGTATTCCGATTATGCGCTGCAACAGAGCATGGCCGGAAACGGAGAAGAGGCCATGCGGTTCGTCAACGGACTTCTGGACAGGGTGAAGGAGCCGTTTTTCAGGGAAATGGAGTCCCTGCGCCAGGCCAAAGCACGGCTTACAGGGAATAAAGAGGTCCGCCTGCACCCCTGGGACACGGCTTACTACGCCAATCTCCAGGCGGAAGAGCGCTTCCGCCTGGACCGGGAAGAGCTGCGGCATTATTTCCCCCTTCCCCGCGTCATGGCCGGACTCTTTGGCGTGGCGGAACAATTGTACGGCATCCGCGTAACGGAGCTTCCTGTCCGGAAGCCATTGACCGGCATTTCCGGGCCGGAAAAAGGCGGAGAGGCGGAGGTCTGGAATCCAGACGTCCGCTTTTTCGCCATTGACGACGGCAAGGAAGAACGGCTGGGGTATTTTTACCTGGATATTTTCGCCCGCAGCAACAAGCGGGCCGGAGCGTGGATGTCACCGCTGGATGCAGGCGCACCTCCTGCGGACGGCAGGCCCGGCAAACCGCGCCTGGGAATGGTCTGCCTGAATGTGCAGAAACCCGCGGATGGGGAACCGGTTCTTCTTTCCCACAGGGAGGTCAGGATTCTTTTCCATGAATTCGGCCATCTGCTGCATCTGATGTTTTCCCGGGTTTCCATCCCTTCCCTGTCCGGCACCAACGTTCCGCAGGACTTCGTGGAAGTCCCCTCCCAGTTCATGGAAAACTGGTGTTCCCATCCTGATATTTTGAGAAGTTTCGCCCGGCATGAACGAACGGGACAGCCCATCCCGGAAGACATGCTGCGCTCTCTGGAGGAATCCCGCGGCAACACGCCCGCCATCACGCTGGTTTCACAGCTTCTGTATGCGAAAACGGACCTGGCCGTCCACATGGAGCCGGAACGGTTTGCGGCAGGCTCCCTGGATGATGCGGATTCCATCGTGGCGGGAGACCTGGAGTATTTCAAGGATTGCAGGCAGGCCGGCAGGCTGAGGACGGCGCGCCATTTGTTCGCCTCTTCTTCCGGCTATGCCTCCTTTTATTTCTCCTACCGCTGGGCGGAGGTTCTGGACAAGGACATTTTCGAGGCTTTCGAACATTCGGGACTGCTGAACAGGGAAACCGCCGGAAAATTCCGGAAAGCCATCCTGGAAAAGGGATTCACGGTCCCACCTATGCAGCAGTTCACCGATTTCATGGGGAGAAAGCCGAACATGGACGCCATGCTCCGCAAAAGACGGCTGACCTCCTGA
- the cimA gene encoding citramalate synthase: MPTKIHLYDTTLRDGAQSEDVNLSATDKVRIARQLDYLGMDYIEGGWPGANPVETEFFKAMREVELKNAKLAAFGSTHHPARTPETDPTLNALISCGAQVATIFGKSCPRHVEVALGISRERNLEIIGDSVAFLKKHLTEVFFDAEHFFDGFKRDAEYALSVLQAAHEHGANCLILCDTNGGTMPEETGSIIRTVKERLPGAVLGIHAHNDCELAVANSLAAVMNGAVQVQGTVNGIGERCGNANLCSVIPNLQLKMGGFSCLSEISLTRLKSTAAFVSEVSNLAPFRRQPFVGNSAFAHKGGVHVSAIMKDSALYEHMDPSLVGNAQRVLMTEQGGKSNILSLSRTLGFELEKGDPVLDVLSAAVKKNAALGYDYVAAPASAELLFLRHMPDKALKPYFNILRTVVLTSRHEMDPDMMVEASLKIDVHGNVEHTAAGGFGPVHALDRALRRALTRWYPELEQMHLIDYKVRVLSPTRTNIPDAAEENGTGSNVRVLIESSDGVATWTTVGVSYNIIEASLEALADAVTYKLYKTEQARWRAEC; encoded by the coding sequence ATGCCTACCAAAATCCATCTCTACGACACCACGCTGCGCGACGGAGCGCAAAGCGAAGACGTGAACCTGAGCGCAACGGACAAGGTCCGGATCGCCCGCCAGCTGGATTATCTGGGTATGGACTACATTGAGGGAGGCTGGCCCGGCGCCAACCCCGTGGAAACGGAATTCTTCAAGGCCATGCGGGAGGTGGAGCTCAAGAACGCCAAACTGGCCGCGTTCGGCAGCACGCACCATCCGGCGCGGACGCCGGAGACGGACCCCACCCTGAACGCCCTGATATCCTGCGGAGCGCAGGTGGCCACCATCTTCGGCAAATCGTGCCCCCGCCACGTGGAAGTGGCGCTCGGCATCTCCAGGGAGCGCAATCTGGAAATCATCGGGGATTCCGTGGCCTTCCTCAAAAAGCATTTGACGGAAGTTTTCTTTGACGCGGAACACTTTTTCGACGGATTCAAGCGGGACGCCGAATACGCCCTCAGCGTTCTTCAGGCCGCCCATGAACACGGCGCGAACTGCCTCATTTTGTGCGATACCAACGGCGGCACGATGCCGGAGGAAACAGGCTCCATCATCAGGACGGTGAAGGAACGCCTGCCCGGCGCCGTCCTGGGCATCCACGCCCACAACGACTGCGAGCTGGCCGTGGCCAACAGCCTGGCAGCCGTCATGAACGGCGCCGTGCAGGTGCAGGGCACGGTCAACGGCATCGGGGAACGCTGCGGGAACGCCAACCTGTGTTCCGTGATACCCAATCTTCAACTGAAAATGGGCGGCTTTTCCTGCCTGAGCGAGATTTCCCTGACGCGCCTCAAATCCACGGCGGCCTTTGTTTCGGAAGTGTCCAACCTGGCTCCCTTCCGGCGGCAGCCCTTTGTCGGGAACTCCGCCTTCGCCCACAAGGGCGGCGTGCACGTAAGCGCCATCATGAAAGACTCCGCTCTTTACGAGCACATGGACCCTTCCCTGGTAGGGAACGCGCAGCGCGTGCTGATGACGGAACAGGGGGGCAAAAGCAACATTCTTTCCCTTTCCCGCACGCTGGGCTTTGAGCTGGAAAAGGGGGACCCGGTGCTGGATGTCCTTTCCGCCGCCGTGAAGAAAAACGCCGCCCTGGGGTACGACTACGTGGCCGCCCCGGCCAGTGCGGAACTGCTTTTCCTGCGCCATATGCCGGACAAGGCGCTGAAACCCTACTTCAACATCCTGCGCACCGTCGTTCTCACCTCCCGCCATGAAATGGACCCGGACATGATGGTGGAAGCCTCCCTTAAAATAGACGTGCACGGCAACGTAGAACATACCGCCGCGGGCGGCTTCGGTCCCGTGCATGCGCTGGACCGCGCCCTGCGGCGCGCCCTCACGCGCTGGTATCCGGAACTGGAGCAGATGCACCTGATTGATTACAAGGTGCGCGTCCTTTCCCCCACGCGGACAAACATTCCTGACGCTGCGGAGGAAAACGGCACCGGTTCCAATGTCCGCGTCCTCATTGAATCGTCGGACGGCGTAGCCACCTGGACCACGGTTGGCGTTTCCTACAACATCATTGAGGCCAGCCTGGAAGCCCTGGCGGATGCCGTTACCTACAAGCTCTACAAGACGGAACAGGCCAGATGGCGCGCGGAATGCTGA
- a CDS encoding RHS repeat domain-containing protein, whose translation MNYKVQKLNADKSPCTGGSPAYLDMVQSNGRTLRFSASTGKVVSIISASGVETTAENYSRQMKVNRHPSTGAIQSIWSKSQGLLQAVGEGNRLTLEWYAPGQVSRNGRSFAGTGAPYKTVSYERSSDQGVQVLDIAEQREGMPVFRTQRRTEGNKVTTIQGEGEERTVRTVEKNVLPGGKWEMIESIQGINEEMPFSCMRTVKKYTDGGWLTVSSTRGYNTPLAQTTLYTYNDQFRVSLEIKPDGGYTRYEYDEQGRVVLQASPWAGGGEKGTRTTYADLRFNDFRPATQTEVVIAEDGAETELSKRTYTYEKTTQHGALHKVTETVQANGSIVPGQSTRSVQYIAENGTTTRKEQYVHTGEDWSLIASEDYEYDDEQRLVKTTKGNGRTSTTEWMCCGPLRETDEDGITTSYGYNSAKQLVETIRAATETTPETIISYTKDAAGRTVAVRRDVGLMTTVERTQYDDLGRVVSSTDILGRITRTEYSEDGLTTTVTTPAGATLVTHTYYDGTTILQSGTGQREMETRLELTPEGILTTSLSKGVVLSRTLENGFGQTVREETPNTQGRFIVTRNTYNGKRQLVRSQTENLAPTLTDYNELGQAVKQTVLLDELRPNDTARNRISETSSCYRLREDGVYQVQTSTTYNADGLPLTQTMESMVSQLDPLLESKTIFTDVYGQQSIQWTEYTASATRTQFSRIPTSNMLAESLVIDRFTVSQTDHSGIRFSQTRSYASAGVILHQTDARGNVTTTETDTAGRPVKTTDAAGNVTTTSYLPCSDHPACITDALGGTVCYSYDIRGRKTAEFGTAIQPACFAYDEADRMVSLTTFRADEGDITTDPSGRTDGDTTTWIYDQATGLELNKTYADGSCVTKTYDHLNRLHTLTKARGIVTTYAYAPLTGELVSVSHSDKTIPWLYSYNHLGHMTSVRDASGIRDFSYDAYGHMIQETSFGLVESSLQEQYDALGRSSGYRLMLGTRTVQHSHLDYDQQGGIVGMNLEGLESPFTWQYDPASGFLNLLTYPNGMVCSNTYHPKLNLVTAISYKKGINGELAACHDYDYDALMRSTQRRDSWDAATAATVRDFTYNGCSELVEDRISRGESFIYSYDNIGNRKSARELEEELSYDANCLNQYTQVARESEPFAPCFDTDGNQTSIKTSTGIWEVSYDANDRPVAFTSQDGRIIVTCGYDYQGRRFEKKVTVHGAVSSHSWFLYRDYLQVAQLDVMQPKPVLVKTYLWDPTEPTTTRILMMTCWQENEMKIKEHLYFMHDALKNVTSIFDGQQTKRTRYEYDPFGSLLVTEGDAAHENKFRFSCEFSDDDLGLVYYNYRHLNPQDGRWINRDPISEQGGWNLYGFVKNCSVSSTDKRGLKKAEPLQDYWDRWEKSKVGQLSKQQLNWARKMLANGCIGITIIALGRLPKYENCFKTFTLAQKEYDKMKKDKSCGKNCPIIYSVHFGEKKPGDIAEFDKNDKLIKKITFNDIRLNPRNPSSVNFDFGLCNGNQIEHADMYDNPDLDGDRIGDYFPHKPIRNATHFTSSFSEWSAGAPAYYQYMDFNAEIWCVECADGKYGA comes from the coding sequence GTGAACTACAAGGTTCAAAAGTTGAATGCCGACAAGTCTCCCTGCACCGGCGGCTCTCCCGCCTATCTGGACATGGTCCAGAGCAATGGGCGCACCCTGCGCTTCTCGGCCTCCACCGGAAAGGTCGTCTCTATAATCTCCGCCTCCGGCGTGGAAACCACAGCAGAAAACTATTCCCGGCAGATGAAGGTGAACCGTCATCCCTCCACAGGAGCCATCCAAAGCATCTGGTCCAAGTCCCAGGGGCTGCTCCAGGCGGTTGGGGAAGGCAACAGGCTCACTCTGGAATGGTACGCTCCCGGCCAGGTGAGCAGGAATGGCCGCAGCTTTGCCGGCACGGGAGCTCCTTACAAGACGGTCAGCTATGAACGGAGCTCCGACCAGGGCGTGCAGGTGCTGGACATCGCCGAACAGAGGGAAGGAATGCCTGTCTTTAGGACGCAACGCAGGACGGAAGGCAACAAGGTGACGACCATTCAGGGAGAAGGGGAGGAGCGCACCGTGCGTACGGTGGAGAAAAACGTGCTGCCCGGGGGCAAATGGGAGATGATTGAGAGCATTCAAGGCATCAACGAGGAAATGCCTTTTTCCTGCATGCGCACGGTTAAGAAGTACACCGACGGGGGCTGGCTGACCGTCAGCAGCACCCGGGGGTACAACACGCCTCTGGCCCAGACTACGCTTTACACCTACAACGACCAGTTCCGGGTGTCCCTGGAGATCAAGCCCGATGGAGGGTACACGCGCTACGAGTATGACGAGCAGGGACGGGTGGTGCTGCAAGCCTCTCCCTGGGCGGGTGGAGGTGAAAAGGGGACGCGCACCACTTACGCCGACCTGCGCTTTAACGACTTTAGACCCGCCACGCAAACCGAAGTGGTCATTGCCGAAGATGGAGCTGAAACGGAACTCAGCAAACGGACTTATACCTATGAAAAGACCACCCAACACGGGGCCCTCCACAAGGTGACCGAAACCGTGCAAGCCAATGGAAGCATTGTTCCCGGACAAAGTACCAGAAGCGTGCAGTATATTGCTGAAAACGGAACCACCACCAGAAAGGAACAGTACGTTCACACCGGAGAAGACTGGTCGCTGATTGCCTCGGAGGACTACGAGTATGATGACGAGCAGAGGCTGGTTAAAACGACCAAGGGCAACGGTAGAACCAGCACGACCGAGTGGATGTGTTGTGGCCCGTTGAGGGAAACTGATGAAGACGGCATCACTACCAGCTACGGCTACAACTCGGCCAAGCAGCTGGTGGAGACTATTCGTGCGGCCACTGAAACCACCCCTGAAACAATTATCTCCTACACGAAGGATGCGGCGGGCAGGACGGTTGCCGTGCGCCGTGACGTGGGGCTCATGACCACGGTGGAACGTACGCAGTATGACGATTTGGGACGGGTCGTTTCCTCCACCGATATCCTCGGGCGCATCACCCGAACCGAGTACAGCGAGGACGGACTCACCACGACCGTCACCACTCCGGCAGGAGCCACGCTGGTGACGCATACCTATTATGACGGCACTACCATCTTACAAAGCGGAACTGGCCAGCGCGAGATGGAGACAAGGCTGGAACTGACTCCGGAAGGCATCCTGACCACTAGCTTGTCCAAGGGAGTGGTGCTGTCGCGGACCTTGGAAAACGGCTTTGGACAGACCGTCAGAGAAGAAACTCCCAATACCCAGGGAAGGTTCATTGTCACTAGAAACACTTACAACGGTAAAAGGCAATTGGTTCGTTCTCAGACAGAAAACCTTGCTCCTACCCTCACGGACTACAACGAACTGGGGCAGGCGGTGAAGCAAACTGTCCTGCTGGATGAACTTCGTCCCAATGACACCGCCAGAAACAGGATATCGGAAACCTCCTCCTGCTACCGGCTCCGGGAAGACGGCGTCTACCAGGTGCAGACTTCCACCACCTACAATGCCGACGGACTCCCTCTCACTCAGACTATGGAGAGCATGGTTTCCCAGCTTGATCCCCTTCTGGAAAGCAAGACCATTTTCACGGACGTCTACGGACAGCAGAGCATCCAGTGGACGGAGTATACTGCTTCTGCCACACGGACCCAGTTCAGCCGCATTCCCACTTCCAACATGCTAGCCGAGTCCCTAGTAATTGACAGGTTTACCGTCAGCCAGACCGATCACTCTGGAATCCGTTTCTCACAGACTCGCTCCTATGCCTCCGCAGGCGTGATTCTGCACCAGACCGATGCCAGGGGCAATGTGACCACCACCGAAACGGATACTGCCGGACGACCAGTCAAAACCACGGATGCGGCCGGCAACGTCACCACCACCAGCTACCTGCCCTGCTCTGACCATCCTGCCTGCATCACCGATGCCTTGGGAGGAACGGTTTGCTATTCCTATGACATCCGCGGCAGAAAGACAGCCGAGTTCGGCACGGCCATCCAGCCGGCCTGCTTCGCCTACGATGAAGCTGACCGTATGGTCTCCTTGACCACTTTCCGGGCAGATGAAGGTGACATTACCACTGACCCTTCCGGCCGCACCGACGGGGACACCACCACCTGGATCTATGACCAGGCTACAGGGTTGGAGTTGAACAAGACCTATGCCGACGGGTCCTGTGTTACTAAAACCTACGACCATCTCAACCGTCTCCATACCCTGACTAAAGCCAGAGGGATTGTCACCACCTATGCCTACGCGCCACTGACCGGGGAACTCGTCTCTGTCTCCCACAGTGATAAAACCATCCCTTGGCTTTATTCCTATAATCATCTGGGCCATATGACCTCTGTCCGGGACGCTTCAGGAATCAGGGATTTTTCCTATGACGCCTACGGCCATATGATCCAGGAGACCTCCTTTGGCTTGGTGGAGAGCTCTCTCCAGGAACAGTACGATGCCTTGGGACGTTCCTCTGGCTACCGCCTGATGCTTGGAACCCGCACCGTGCAGCACTCCCATCTTGACTATGACCAGCAGGGTGGCATTGTTGGGATGAATCTGGAAGGACTGGAGTCTCCCTTTACCTGGCAGTACGATCCAGCCAGCGGCTTCCTTAACCTTCTCACCTACCCCAACGGCATGGTCTGCAGCAATACCTACCATCCCAAACTGAATCTTGTAACCGCTATTAGTTACAAGAAAGGGATAAATGGCGAATTGGCGGCCTGCCATGATTACGACTATGACGCGCTGATGCGTTCTACTCAACGCCGGGACTCCTGGGATGCCGCCACTGCTGCCACGGTAAGAGATTTTACCTACAATGGGTGCAGCGAGCTGGTGGAAGACCGCATCAGCCGGGGAGAAAGCTTTATTTACTCCTACGACAATATCGGTAACCGTAAATCCGCCCGGGAACTGGAAGAAGAACTATCCTACGATGCCAACTGTCTTAACCAGTACACCCAAGTGGCCAGGGAGAGTGAACCGTTTGCTCCTTGCTTCGATACCGACGGCAACCAGACCAGCATCAAGACCTCAACGGGCATTTGGGAAGTCTCCTACGACGCCAACGACCGCCCCGTCGCCTTCACCAGCCAGGATGGGCGAATCATCGTCACCTGCGGCTACGACTACCAGGGACGGCGCTTTGAAAAGAAGGTTACCGTCCATGGAGCAGTATCCAGCCACTCCTGGTTCCTCTACCGGGACTATTTACAGGTGGCCCAACTGGATGTGATGCAGCCGAAACCCGTCTTAGTAAAGACTTATCTGTGGGACCCGACGGAACCAACAACCACGCGCATATTGATGATGACATGCTGGCAGGAGAATGAAATGAAAATAAAAGAGCATCTCTACTTCATGCACGATGCCTTGAAGAACGTCACTTCCATATTCGACGGCCAGCAAACCAAAAGGACTCGCTACGAGTATGATCCCTTTGGTAGCCTGCTGGTCACCGAAGGAGATGCAGCCCATGAAAACAAGTTCAGATTTTCCTGTGAGTTCTCGGACGATGACTTAGGGCTCGTCTACTACAACTACCGCCATCTCAATCCTCAAGACGGCAGGTGGATCAATCGTGATCCTATCTCCGAACAAGGTGGATGGAATTTATACGGTTTTGTCAAAAATTGTTCAGTTTCCTCAACAGATAAAAGAGGCTTGAAAAAAGCTGAACCCTTGCAAGACTACTGGGATAGATGGGAAAAATCTAAAGTAGGACAATTATCAAAACAACAGTTGAACTGGGCTAGGAAAATGTTAGCAAACGGCTGTATTGGCATTACAATCATTGCATTAGGGAGATTACCTAAGTATGAAAACTGCTTCAAAACATTCACTCTAGCTCAAAAAGAATATGATAAAATGAAAAAGGATAAAAGTTGTGGGAAGAATTGCCCTATAATATATAGTGTACACTTTGGTGAAAAAAAACCAGGAGATATAGCTGAATTTGATAAAAATGATAAATTAATCAAAAAAATTACATTTAATGATATACGCTTAAATCCAAGAAATCCTAGTTCTGTTAACTTTGATTTTGGTCTATGCAATGGAAATCAGATTGAACATGCAGATATGTACGATAACCCCGATCTTGATGGTGATAGAATAGGAGACTATTTTCCACATAAGCCAATAAGAAATGCAACACACTTCACGAGCTCTTTTAGCGAATGGAGTGCTGGAGCCCCTGCTTATTATCAGTATATGGATTTCAATGCTGAAATATGGTGTGTAGAATGTGCAGATGGAAAATACGGAGCGTAA